Proteins encoded by one window of Desulfovibrio ferrophilus:
- a CDS encoding branched-chain amino acid ABC transporter permease yields MEFFIQQFINGLTLGGVYALIALGYTMVYGIIQLINFAHGEFFAAGGYMGVIILSFMASMGYMETHPWLCLMGSMALTMGYCAMLAMAVEKVAYKPLRFASRLSVLLSALGMSIFLQNGLMLTQGVYDKPYPTSFTDGGFSIGMVTMSYMQVMILVMTVLLLIGLNILVFRTKIGTAMRATAQDKVMSALVGINSNRIISTTFALGAGLAAAAGIMVGLYYGSVRYDMGFVPGIKAFAAAVLGGIGNITGAMIGGLIIGMVEIMAAGYLSSEYKDVWAFVILIGVLYFMPTGIMGENVDDTRV; encoded by the coding sequence ATGGAATTTTTTATTCAGCAATTCATCAATGGGCTCACTTTGGGCGGGGTCTATGCCCTCATCGCCCTCGGCTACACCATGGTGTACGGCATCATCCAACTGATCAACTTCGCCCACGGCGAGTTCTTCGCCGCTGGCGGGTACATGGGCGTCATCATCCTGTCGTTTATGGCCTCCATGGGCTACATGGAAACCCACCCCTGGCTCTGCCTGATGGGTTCCATGGCCCTGACCATGGGCTACTGCGCCATGCTCGCCATGGCAGTGGAAAAAGTGGCCTACAAACCCCTGCGCTTTGCCTCGCGCCTGTCGGTGCTGCTCTCGGCACTGGGCATGTCCATCTTTTTGCAAAACGGGCTGATGCTGACACAGGGCGTGTACGACAAACCCTACCCCACATCCTTTACCGACGGCGGCTTCAGCATTGGAATGGTCACCATGTCCTACATGCAGGTCATGATTCTGGTCATGACTGTGCTCCTGCTGATCGGGCTCAATATCCTGGTTTTCAGGACCAAGATCGGCACAGCCATGCGCGCCACCGCCCAGGACAAGGTCATGAGCGCTCTGGTGGGCATCAACTCCAACCGCATCATCAGCACCACCTTCGCCCTGGGCGCAGGTCTGGCCGCTGCTGCGGGCATCATGGTCGGCCTGTACTACGGTTCAGTTCGCTATGACATGGGATTCGTCCCCGGCATCAAGGCCTTTGCCGCCGCTGTCCTTGGCGGCATCGGCAACATCACCGGCGCAATGATCGGCGGACTCATCATCGGTATGGTCGAGATCATGGCTGCGGGCTATCTTTCAAGCGAATACAAAGACGTGTGGGCCTTCGTTATTCTGATCGGAGTACTGTATTTCATGCCTACCGGAATCATGGGTGAGAATGTCGATGATACGCGGGTCTAA
- the qmoC gene encoding quinone-interacting membrane-bound oxidoreductase complex subunit QmoC has translation MSNAVRIEPDLQFIKDLQEVGGESLKKCYQCATCSVACPLSPADAPYPRKEMIWAQWGLKDKLVNDIDIWLCHNCGTCSDLCPRGAKPGDLLSALRNMAYRNLVTPTVIGKWMSASKYLPILVAIPAVIWLFVWYLTTGLTIPDGDIVFGKIFPGDYTVDPIMSLTFFFMVATFGMGVSKMIKSFQSTGGTYYVGERKKPCLIDCIKDVLVNEVGQHTNFKDCEGETEDVQSEERFKGHLLLFYSFIALAIVTGLVAFGHWGGKVIEFISPMGHTPMHLLSPVKLLANAGAIAMVIGLTKLTRRRMNLEDSKTKSSFYDWYLLGIIWAVALTGIGSELLRLLGVAGLAYPMYYIHLVVVWMLFAYLPWSKLGHVIYRTVALVYARYIGRVPLG, from the coding sequence ATGTCTAATGCTGTTCGGATTGAACCTGATCTGCAGTTCATCAAGGATCTGCAAGAAGTCGGGGGCGAATCCCTTAAGAAATGCTACCAGTGTGCCACCTGCTCGGTGGCCTGTCCTCTGTCTCCGGCTGACGCCCCCTATCCCCGCAAGGAGATGATCTGGGCGCAGTGGGGTCTGAAAGACAAGCTGGTCAACGATATCGACATCTGGCTGTGCCATAACTGCGGCACCTGCTCGGATCTGTGTCCCCGTGGCGCCAAGCCCGGTGACCTGCTGTCCGCGCTGCGCAACATGGCGTACCGCAACCTGGTGACCCCTACCGTGATCGGTAAATGGATGAGCGCTTCCAAATACCTGCCCATCCTGGTTGCCATCCCGGCAGTCATCTGGCTGTTCGTGTGGTACCTGACCACCGGCCTGACGATCCCCGACGGCGACATCGTCTTCGGCAAGATCTTCCCCGGTGACTACACCGTTGACCCCATCATGAGCCTGACCTTCTTCTTCATGGTCGCTACGTTCGGGATGGGTGTTTCCAAGATGATCAAGTCCTTCCAGAGCACTGGCGGCACCTACTATGTGGGTGAACGCAAGAAGCCCTGCCTGATCGACTGCATCAAGGACGTTCTCGTCAATGAAGTTGGCCAACACACCAACTTCAAGGACTGTGAGGGCGAAACTGAGGACGTGCAGAGCGAGGAACGCTTCAAGGGCCACCTGCTGCTGTTCTACAGCTTCATTGCCCTGGCCATCGTGACTGGCCTTGTGGCCTTTGGTCACTGGGGCGGCAAGGTCATCGAGTTCATCTCACCCATGGGACACACTCCCATGCACCTGCTGAGCCCGGTGAAGCTTCTGGCCAACGCTGGCGCCATCGCCATGGTCATCGGCCTGACCAAGCTGACCCGCCGCCGCATGAACCTTGAGGATTCCAAGACCAAGTCCAGCTTCTATGACTGGTACCTTCTGGGAATCATCTGGGCTGTCGCCCTGACTGGTATCGGTTCCGAGCTGCTGCGTCTGCTCGGCGTCGCTGGCCTGGCGTACCCCATGTATTACATTCACCTGGTTGTGGTCTGGATGCTGTTCGCATACCTGCCCTGGTCCAAGCTCGGTCACGTGATCTACAGGACCGTGGCTCTGGTGTACGCCCGCTACATCGGCCGTGTGCCGCTGGGCTAG
- a CDS encoding hydrogenase iron-sulfur subunit, translated as MAEKIGIYFDESAVGPYLNVEELVEFAEKRWGTECPVVKSHPVLPGEEGRKMIQEDIAAGTIDGVLVCGSSPRCDWEAYDFGKNILVERVNLREQVGMCFPQGLDEELKKGMAIDYINMGVIKLQKSTVAQPEDIETVRTIMVVGGGWTGLHAAQHAANAGYDVVLVEKDAVLGGRALGLHKTVPLMHPYTEAHETGIEALVEQVQANARIEVLTGTTITALEGAPGTYTAKFSTGSEKPVGAVVLATGWVPQGTKVLEPFGYGTLPGVMTTAELEAKVKEGSFSGKKVAFILNIDKLMPKDLYKPVCDEICTDEAAAADGEEEEEKFKFEDLENDRHLPYSSAVNSVVSIKQAGYVRELDDNAQAYIIYEDMMVQGIHEKYYKAATDDPGIMLTKGYVSSIEQDGDGLLVTVKNNLIGQDFSLKVDTVVLPTGIVPSTAKDPVMNFVYRQGPAFPDLDLFDGFCDSNYICFPYETRRTGVYAAGCVRQPMFMDNAEEDAAGAALKAIQCIESANRGVSVHPRSGDLTFPDFNFVRCTQCKRCTEECPFGALDDDEKGTPKPNPTRCRRCGTCMGACPERVISFADYNVDQIGSAIKAIKVPDDMDADGPRVIILACENDAYPALDMAAMRGKSWNPYVRILPVRCLGSVNAIWVADAMSKGIDGVMMLGCKYGDDYQCHFVKGSEICNRRKENIAETLARLGVEPDRVEQYQVAIDEYDKLPDMIEEFMDMILEKGPNPFKGY; from the coding sequence ATGGCCGAGAAAATTGGTATCTATTTCGACGAATCAGCCGTCGGCCCGTACCTCAATGTCGAGGAGCTGGTCGAATTTGCTGAAAAAAGGTGGGGCACCGAATGCCCCGTGGTAAAGAGCCATCCCGTCCTGCCGGGCGAGGAAGGCCGCAAGATGATCCAAGAGGATATCGCCGCGGGTACCATTGACGGTGTTCTGGTTTGTGGTTCTTCTCCCCGTTGCGACTGGGAGGCCTATGACTTCGGCAAGAATATCCTGGTGGAACGCGTCAACCTGCGCGAGCAGGTGGGCATGTGCTTCCCTCAGGGTCTGGACGAAGAGCTGAAGAAAGGTATGGCCATCGACTATATCAATATGGGTGTCATCAAGCTGCAGAAGTCCACCGTGGCTCAGCCTGAAGACATCGAAACCGTCAGGACCATCATGGTCGTGGGTGGTGGCTGGACCGGCTTGCATGCCGCACAGCACGCTGCCAACGCCGGTTACGACGTCGTTCTCGTCGAGAAAGACGCCGTGCTGGGTGGCCGCGCCTTGGGCCTGCACAAGACTGTGCCCCTGATGCACCCTTATACCGAAGCTCATGAAACCGGTATCGAGGCTCTGGTTGAGCAGGTGCAGGCCAATGCCCGCATCGAGGTGCTCACCGGCACGACCATCACCGCCCTTGAAGGCGCTCCCGGCACCTACACAGCCAAGTTCTCCACCGGCTCCGAAAAGCCTGTGGGTGCTGTGGTTCTGGCCACCGGTTGGGTTCCCCAGGGAACCAAGGTTCTGGAACCCTTCGGCTACGGCACCCTGCCCGGCGTGATGACCACTGCCGAGTTGGAAGCCAAGGTCAAGGAAGGTTCGTTCAGCGGCAAGAAAGTGGCCTTCATCCTGAACATCGACAAGCTGATGCCCAAGGATCTCTACAAGCCCGTTTGCGACGAGATCTGCACCGATGAGGCCGCAGCCGCCGATGGCGAGGAAGAGGAAGAGAAGTTCAAATTCGAGGACCTCGAAAATGATCGCCACCTGCCCTACTCCAGCGCTGTAAACTCCGTGGTGTCCATCAAGCAGGCCGGCTATGTCCGCGAGCTTGATGACAACGCTCAGGCCTACATCATCTATGAAGACATGATGGTTCAGGGCATCCACGAGAAATACTACAAGGCTGCCACCGACGATCCGGGCATCATGCTCACCAAGGGCTATGTGTCCAGCATCGAGCAGGACGGCGACGGCCTGCTGGTAACGGTCAAGAACAACCTGATCGGTCAGGACTTCAGCCTGAAGGTCGACACGGTCGTTCTGCCTACCGGCATCGTCCCCTCCACCGCCAAAGACCCGGTCATGAACTTCGTGTACCGCCAGGGCCCGGCCTTCCCGGATCTGGATCTCTTTGACGGCTTCTGTGACTCCAACTACATCTGTTTCCCGTACGAGACCCGCCGCACCGGTGTTTATGCCGCTGGTTGTGTCCGTCAGCCGATGTTCATGGACAATGCAGAAGAAGACGCCGCTGGTGCCGCCCTGAAAGCAATCCAGTGCATCGAGTCCGCCAACCGCGGTGTCTCCGTGCACCCGCGCTCTGGCGACTTGACCTTCCCGGACTTCAACTTCGTGCGTTGCACCCAGTGCAAACGCTGCACCGAAGAATGTCCGTTTGGCGCCCTGGACGATGACGAGAAGGGAACTCCCAAGCCCAACCCCACGCGTTGCCGCCGTTGCGGTACCTGCATGGGTGCTTGCCCCGAGCGCGTCATCTCCTTCGCAGACTACAACGTCGACCAAATCGGTTCCGCCATCAAAGCGATCAAGGTCCCGGACGACATGGATGCCGACGGCCCCCGCGTCATCATCCTGGCTTGCGAAAACGACGCCTACCCGGCTCTGGATATGGCTGCCATGCGCGGCAAATCCTGGAACCCGTATGTCCGCATCCTGCCCGTCCGCTGCCTGGGCTCCGTCAACGCCATCTGGGTTGCTGACGCCATGAGTAAGGGCATCGACGGTGTGATGATGCTGGGCTGCAAGTACGGCGACGACTACCAGTGCCACTTCGTGAAGGGCTCCGAGATCTGCAACCGCAGAAAGGAGAACATCGCGGAGACTCTGGCGCGTCTGGGTGTTGAGCCTGACCGTGTTGAGCAGTACCAGGTCGCCATCGACGAGTACGACAAGTTGCCCGACATGATCGAAGAGTTCATGGACATGATCCTCGAGAAGGGTCCCAACCCGTTCAAGGGATACTAG
- a CDS encoding branched-chain amino acid ABC transporter substrate-binding protein → MKKLITMTLTFAMVMSLALAGAAVAKTLNVGSMSPLTGPYAADGNDIANGVRAAIAVVQDEGGVPGFDEIKFFPQDTACDPRQAVASANKLINDEVSFVIGAYCSSSTIPASETLDEESIPMLTPASTNEKVTERGLEYMFRMCGRDDDQSVVAVAFMTNYLKGKNIYLIDDKTTYSQGLADNVEKKAAAAGIKVLGHDHVNQGDKDFSAVLAKVKAANPDVFYMSLQNSSSGALMAIQARRVGIKAAIIGQDAVYHPQLISIAKEASEGMYLTFGFIDKQRSLYKKFLMKYSEMGFAAPGAYSGYAFDAAYAAIKAIKETGSTDPDAIKGALMKMDYDGATKRIKFMPNGDSGSNYIIRKVDGGKFINYWNPETGSTY, encoded by the coding sequence ATGAAGAAACTGATTACGATGACCCTGACCTTTGCGATGGTGATGTCGCTGGCTCTGGCTGGAGCAGCCGTTGCCAAAACCCTGAATGTCGGTTCCATGAGTCCCCTGACCGGCCCCTACGCCGCTGACGGTAACGACATTGCCAACGGTGTGCGTGCTGCCATTGCAGTCGTCCAGGATGAAGGCGGTGTGCCCGGCTTCGACGAGATCAAATTCTTCCCGCAGGACACTGCCTGCGACCCGCGCCAGGCTGTTGCCTCCGCCAACAAGCTGATCAATGACGAAGTCAGCTTTGTTATCGGCGCGTACTGTTCCTCCTCCACCATTCCCGCGTCCGAGACGCTGGATGAGGAATCCATCCCCATGCTGACCCCGGCATCCACCAACGAAAAAGTTACCGAACGCGGCCTGGAATACATGTTCCGCATGTGCGGTCGTGACGATGACCAGTCCGTTGTTGCCGTGGCCTTCATGACCAACTACCTGAAAGGCAAGAATATTTATCTGATCGACGACAAGACCACCTATTCTCAGGGGCTGGCCGACAACGTCGAGAAGAAAGCCGCTGCCGCCGGCATCAAAGTGCTGGGACATGACCACGTCAACCAGGGCGACAAGGACTTCTCCGCTGTTCTGGCCAAGGTCAAAGCCGCCAATCCCGATGTCTTCTACATGAGCCTGCAGAACTCCTCTTCTGGTGCATTGATGGCCATTCAGGCCCGCCGCGTCGGCATCAAGGCCGCTATCATCGGTCAGGACGCCGTGTACCACCCGCAGCTCATCAGCATCGCCAAGGAAGCTTCCGAAGGCATGTACCTGACCTTCGGTTTCATCGACAAGCAGCGTTCCCTGTACAAGAAGTTCCTGATGAAATACTCCGAGATGGGCTTTGCCGCTCCCGGCGCCTACTCGGGTTATGCCTTTGACGCAGCCTACGCCGCGATCAAAGCCATCAAGGAAACCGGCTCCACCGACCCCGACGCCATCAAGGGCGCTCTGATGAAGATGGACTACGACGGTGCCACCAAGCGCATCAAGTTCATGCCCAACGGCGACTCCGGTTCCAACTACATCATTCGTAAGGTTGATGGCGGCAAGTTCATCAACTACTGGAACCCCGAAACCGGTTCCACCTACTAA
- a CDS encoding ABC transporter ATP-binding protein encodes MTTLSELTLTDVCVNFGGLKALSDVSFGVKAGEIVGLIGPNGAGKTTIFNVITGVYKASSGGVSFGGSSIIGQRPYMVLESGVARTFQNIRLFTAMTALENVMVALHCRTKKGVFGAVLRTKSQKKEEELIREKAFKALQFMGVEEYADEISSNLPYGHQRRLEIARALASEPRVILLDEPAAGMNPAESRELMDYILKIRDHGVNVLMVEHDMKVVMGICDRIVVVDHGVMISEGSPEHVQRDPAVIEAYLGQ; translated from the coding sequence ATGACAACACTATCAGAACTCACCCTCACCGATGTCTGCGTCAACTTCGGCGGCCTGAAAGCGCTGTCCGATGTCAGTTTTGGTGTCAAAGCCGGAGAAATTGTCGGCTTAATCGGACCAAACGGAGCCGGGAAAACCACTATTTTCAATGTCATTACCGGGGTCTACAAGGCCAGTTCCGGTGGTGTCAGCTTTGGTGGTTCGTCCATTATTGGACAACGTCCATACATGGTTCTCGAGTCTGGAGTCGCCAGAACCTTCCAAAATATTCGCCTCTTCACGGCCATGACCGCGCTCGAAAACGTCATGGTTGCGCTCCATTGCCGCACCAAAAAGGGTGTTTTCGGAGCCGTTTTGCGAACCAAATCGCAAAAAAAAGAAGAAGAACTCATCCGCGAAAAGGCCTTCAAGGCCCTCCAGTTCATGGGTGTAGAAGAATACGCTGATGAAATTTCATCGAATTTACCTTACGGGCATCAGCGCAGACTGGAAATTGCCAGGGCTCTGGCTTCCGAGCCAAGGGTCATCCTTCTGGATGAACCTGCCGCAGGCATGAACCCCGCTGAAAGCCGCGAACTCATGGATTACATCCTGAAAATTCGTGATCACGGGGTCAACGTCCTGATGGTTGAACACGACATGAAAGTGGTCATGGGCATCTGTGATCGCATCGTTGTCGTCGACCACGGCGTCATGATTAGCGAGGGAAGTCCCGAACATGTCCAACGTGACCCAGCAGTTATCGAGGCCTATTTGGGGCAGTAG